One Microbacterium sp. zg-B96 genomic region harbors:
- a CDS encoding o-succinylbenzoate synthase: protein MNPLPALTELLDGAVVVALPLATRFRGVDTREAVLLRGPAGWTEFSPFTEYDDAEAATWLAGAIDFGWQESPAAVRDRVPVNATMPAVEAGRVPEVLARFDGCRTVKVKVAEPGHLLADDVARVRAVRQALGPEGRVRLDANGAWNVDEAEHAVHALAEFDLEYIEQPCASVAELVELRGRIRYMGIPIAADESVRKASDPLAVARAGAADIVVVKAQPLGGVHRALQIVAEAGLPAVVSSALETSIGLSMGLALAAALPDLEFDCGLGTAALFTGDVIASPLVPQGGWLPVGRVQPDADALATHAASDDRRDWWLDRVARCHALLSVS, encoded by the coding sequence GTGAACCCGCTCCCCGCACTGACCGAACTCCTCGACGGCGCCGTCGTGGTCGCCCTCCCACTGGCCACCCGCTTTCGCGGCGTGGACACCCGTGAGGCAGTGTTGCTGCGGGGGCCCGCGGGGTGGACCGAGTTCTCCCCGTTCACCGAATACGACGATGCCGAGGCGGCCACGTGGCTGGCCGGCGCGATCGACTTCGGCTGGCAGGAGTCCCCCGCGGCGGTGCGCGACCGGGTGCCGGTGAACGCCACCATGCCCGCCGTGGAGGCGGGCCGCGTGCCCGAGGTGCTGGCCCGATTCGACGGATGCCGCACCGTGAAGGTCAAGGTCGCCGAGCCAGGGCACTTGCTCGCCGACGACGTCGCCCGCGTGCGCGCCGTGCGGCAGGCGCTGGGGCCGGAGGGGCGCGTGCGGCTCGACGCCAACGGCGCCTGGAACGTCGATGAGGCCGAGCACGCCGTGCACGCCCTCGCCGAGTTCGATCTGGAATACATCGAGCAGCCGTGCGCGAGCGTGGCCGAGCTGGTCGAGCTGCGCGGTCGCATCCGCTACATGGGGATCCCGATCGCCGCCGACGAGAGCGTCCGCAAGGCATCCGACCCACTCGCCGTCGCCCGCGCCGGCGCCGCGGACATCGTGGTGGTCAAGGCCCAGCCACTGGGCGGCGTGCACCGTGCCCTGCAGATCGTGGCCGAGGCGGGGCTTCCCGCCGTCGTGTCCAGTGCACTGGAGACCTCGATCGGGCTCTCGATGGGCCTGGCGCTGGCCGCCGCGCTGCCCGACCTCGAGTTCGACTGCGGGCTGGGGACGGCCGCGCTGTTCACCGGCGACGTCATCGCCTCCCCGCTGGTCCCCCAGGGCGGCTGGCTGCCCGTCGGGCGAGTGCAGCCGGATGCCGACGCGCTGGCGACCCACGCGGCATCCGACGATCGCCGGGACTGGTGGCTGGATCGCGTCGCGCGCTGCCACGCCCTGCTGTCGGTCAGCTGA
- a CDS encoding permease prefix domain 1-containing protein codes for MTVQSTFTDRYVDAATRSVPEKQRPDLAAELRASIEDQVDARAASGQPPADAERAVLSELGDPERLAAGYTDRPLHLIGPRLYLDWLRVLKLLLWIVLPLAAIGFAVGAVLAGGEAVEMISEVIGGVIGGTLSVGIHVAFWVTLAFAIADRALSGKSTPFTAWTVDQLREVRPAGQGLGDLIASLVFVAIAAGAVIWDQVRGVVYLQDQWMPMLDPRLWPWGIAALLVLLAAEAALAVAVYVRGRWTWPFVVANAGVALAVAVPALVLLGGGMLVNPAFFPGGFPALSDQAASISAAALGIVIVGVAAWDIIDAALKARRAR; via the coding sequence ATGACAGTGCAGTCCACCTTCACCGATCGTTACGTCGACGCAGCGACGCGCTCCGTCCCAGAGAAGCAGCGCCCCGATCTGGCCGCCGAACTGCGCGCCTCGATCGAGGACCAGGTCGATGCCCGTGCGGCATCGGGCCAACCTCCCGCCGACGCGGAGCGGGCCGTGCTGAGCGAGCTCGGCGACCCCGAGAGGCTCGCCGCCGGGTACACCGACCGCCCGCTGCACCTGATCGGTCCGCGCCTGTACCTGGACTGGCTCCGGGTGCTGAAGCTGCTGCTGTGGATCGTGTTGCCACTGGCCGCGATCGGTTTCGCCGTCGGAGCGGTGCTCGCCGGCGGCGAGGCCGTCGAGATGATCAGCGAGGTGATCGGCGGCGTCATCGGCGGCACCCTGTCCGTCGGCATCCACGTGGCGTTCTGGGTGACCCTCGCCTTCGCCATCGCCGACCGCGCGCTCAGCGGCAAGAGCACGCCGTTCACTGCCTGGACCGTCGACCAGCTGCGCGAGGTCCGCCCCGCCGGACAGGGTCTGGGCGACCTCATCGCCTCGCTCGTCTTCGTCGCGATAGCCGCGGGCGCGGTGATCTGGGACCAGGTCAGGGGAGTGGTGTACCTGCAGGATCAGTGGATGCCGATGCTCGACCCTCGGCTGTGGCCCTGGGGGATCGCGGCGCTGCTCGTGCTGCTCGCCGCGGAGGCGGCCTTGGCCGTCGCCGTGTACGTGCGCGGGCGGTGGACGTGGCCGTTCGTCGTCGCGAACGCGGGGGTCGCGCTGGCGGTCGCGGTGCCTGCGCTCGTCCTGCTCGGGGGCGGGATGCTGGTCAATCCGGCGTTCTTCCCCGGCGGCTTCCCTGCCCTGTCGGATCAGGCCGCGTCGATCTCGGCGGCCGCGCTGGGAATCGTCATCGTCGGTGTGGCCGCGTGGGACATCATCGACGCCGCACTGAAGGCGCGCCGCGCGCGCTGA
- a CDS encoding 1,4-dihydroxy-2-naphthoyl-CoA synthase, with protein sequence MVSELFDPTMWQPAPGADAYTDITAHVSRDGGIARIAFDRPEVRNAFRPHTVDELYQALDIARQDSRIGVVLLTGNGPSPKDGGWAFCSGGDQRIRGRDGYKYEGDQAQVPDPARSGRLHILEVQRLIRFMPKVVIAVIPGWAAGGGHSLHVVCDLSIASREEGRFKQTDADVGSFDAGYGSAYMARQVGQKIAREVFFLAEEYSADRAYEMGAVNRVVPHAELEREAIAMARTILTKSPTAIRMLKFAFNAVDDGMVGQQVFAGEATRLAYGTDEAVEGRDSFLEKRDPDWSPYPWHY encoded by the coding sequence ATGGTCTCCGAGCTGTTCGATCCGACGATGTGGCAGCCGGCGCCCGGCGCCGATGCCTACACCGACATCACCGCGCACGTCTCCCGGGACGGGGGCATCGCGCGGATCGCGTTCGACAGGCCCGAAGTGCGCAACGCCTTCCGCCCCCACACCGTCGACGAGCTGTATCAGGCGCTGGACATCGCGCGGCAGGACTCCCGCATCGGCGTGGTGCTGCTCACCGGCAACGGTCCGAGCCCCAAAGACGGCGGGTGGGCGTTCTGCTCCGGCGGGGACCAGCGCATCCGCGGCCGCGACGGCTACAAGTACGAAGGCGACCAGGCTCAGGTGCCCGACCCGGCGCGCTCCGGCCGACTGCACATCCTCGAGGTGCAGCGGCTGATCCGGTTCATGCCGAAGGTGGTCATCGCGGTGATCCCGGGGTGGGCGGCCGGTGGCGGCCACTCGTTGCATGTGGTGTGCGACCTGTCGATCGCGTCCCGCGAAGAGGGCCGGTTCAAGCAGACGGATGCCGATGTCGGCTCGTTCGACGCCGGTTACGGCTCGGCGTATATGGCCCGGCAGGTGGGGCAGAAGATCGCCCGCGAGGTGTTCTTCCTCGCCGAGGAGTACTCCGCCGACCGCGCGTATGAGATGGGCGCCGTCAACCGCGTCGTGCCGCACGCCGAGCTCGAGCGCGAGGCGATCGCGATGGCGCGCACCATCCTCACCAAGTCGCCCACCGCGATCCGCATGCTGAAGTTCGCGTTCAACGCCGTCGACGATGGGATGGTCGGCCAGCAGGTGTTCGCCGGCGAAGCGACCCGCCTGGCCTACGGCACCGATGAAGCAGTCGAGGGACGCGACTCCTTCCTCGAGAAGCGCGATCCCGACTGGTCGCCCTACCCCTGGCACTACTGA
- a CDS encoding TetR/AcrR family transcriptional regulator — protein MDAALEVFAEIGLDGASVEAVCERAGFTRGAFYSNFASKDELFLALIARLAEAKLEEVESRVRELEAHHVPAAPTELVRRVVGLSLGGDMDPALVSEIRAQALRDPQMAQAYLAWQDGMVERTTQIISGLVDAYGLRLRLPADEAARLFIEVADDTSVRAALQGLSAAEAGELLNARAERLANALVDAPLS, from the coding sequence ATGGATGCCGCACTCGAGGTCTTCGCCGAAATCGGGCTGGACGGGGCCTCTGTGGAGGCGGTGTGTGAACGCGCGGGCTTCACCCGCGGTGCCTTCTACTCCAACTTCGCGTCGAAGGACGAGCTGTTCCTGGCACTCATCGCCCGGCTCGCCGAGGCGAAGCTCGAAGAGGTCGAAAGCCGGGTGCGCGAGCTCGAGGCGCACCACGTCCCTGCTGCGCCGACCGAACTCGTCCGGCGGGTCGTGGGACTGTCGCTGGGCGGCGACATGGATCCGGCGCTGGTGAGCGAGATCCGCGCGCAGGCGCTGCGTGACCCGCAGATGGCCCAGGCGTATCTCGCCTGGCAGGACGGCATGGTCGAGCGCACCACGCAGATCATCTCGGGGCTCGTCGACGCGTACGGCCTGCGGTTGCGCCTGCCGGCGGACGAAGCTGCCCGGTTGTTCATAGAGGTCGCCGACGACACCAGCGTGCGCGCCGCGCTGCAGGGATTGAGCGCCGCCGAGGCGGGCGAGCTCCTCAACGCACGCGCGGAACGCCTCGCGAACGCGCTGGTGGACGCTCCGCTCAGCTGA
- a CDS encoding PadR family transcriptional regulator: MSETEALDTHLQELRRGTIVLACLRLLQEPGYGYGLLEELSRRGFGTDANTLYPLLRRLEKQGHLTSEWNTDEARPRKFYRTSEAGQRLAGALTDDFTAIADAIAGLPEEK; the protein is encoded by the coding sequence ATGAGCGAGACGGAAGCCCTCGATACGCACCTGCAGGAACTGCGGCGCGGCACGATCGTGCTCGCGTGCCTGCGGCTGCTGCAGGAGCCCGGGTACGGGTACGGGCTGCTCGAGGAGCTCAGCCGTCGCGGCTTCGGCACCGACGCGAACACCCTCTACCCGCTGCTGCGCCGCCTGGAGAAGCAGGGGCATCTCACGAGCGAGTGGAACACCGACGAGGCCCGGCCCCGCAAGTTCTATCGCACGAGCGAGGCCGGGCAGCGCCTGGCCGGCGCCCTCACCGACGACTTCACCGCGATCGCCGACGCGATCGCCGGCCTCCCCGAGGAGAAATGA
- a CDS encoding LLM class F420-dependent oxidoreductase produces MPLLDTPVRLGIQLQPQHAPYPAFREAVQRLEEMGVDILFNWDHFFPLSGDPDGFHFEAWTMLGAWAEQTERVEFGTLVNCNSYRNADLQADMARTLDHISAKGGTGRFIFGTGAGWCERDYDEYGYEFGTPGSRLRDLEQGLARIEQRWAQLNPAPTRRIPVMIGGKGEQKTLRLVARHADIWHSFVGPDELPHKLSVIEKWAEAEQRETSGLVISNELKDRDEDFADALYGSGVRLFTLGFQGPDWDYSIIERWLRWRDGKNA; encoded by the coding sequence ATGCCCCTCCTCGACACCCCCGTGCGCCTCGGAATCCAGCTGCAGCCCCAGCACGCCCCGTACCCCGCCTTCCGCGAGGCCGTGCAGCGGCTCGAGGAGATGGGCGTGGACATCCTGTTCAACTGGGACCACTTCTTCCCGCTGTCCGGCGACCCCGACGGCTTCCACTTCGAGGCCTGGACCATGCTCGGTGCGTGGGCCGAGCAGACCGAGCGGGTCGAATTCGGCACCCTCGTCAACTGCAACAGCTACCGCAACGCCGACCTGCAGGCCGACATGGCCCGTACCCTCGACCACATCTCGGCCAAGGGCGGCACGGGACGGTTCATCTTCGGCACCGGGGCCGGCTGGTGCGAGCGCGACTACGACGAGTACGGGTACGAGTTCGGCACCCCCGGGTCCCGGCTGCGCGACCTGGAGCAGGGGCTCGCGCGCATCGAGCAGCGCTGGGCTCAGCTCAATCCCGCCCCTACCCGGCGCATCCCGGTGATGATCGGCGGCAAGGGGGAGCAGAAGACGCTGCGCCTGGTCGCTCGTCACGCCGACATATGGCACAGCTTCGTGGGGCCCGACGAGCTGCCGCACAAGCTGTCCGTGATCGAGAAGTGGGCCGAGGCCGAGCAGCGCGAAACGAGTGGCCTGGTCATCTCCAACGAGTTGAAGGACCGCGACGAGGACTTCGCCGACGCGCTGTACGGCAGCGGCGTGCGCCTGTTCACGCTCGGGTTCCAGGGTCCCGACTGGGATTACTCGATCATCGAGCGCTGGCTGCGCTGGCGTGACGGCAAGAACGCCTGA